CCGCCGTTCGTCGGCGCGATCCCGCTCGAGATCGCGCGCGAGACCCTCGATTCCGTCGTCGCGGTGACGGAGGCCGCGATCGCCGACGCGATGCGCTTCCTGCTCACGCGCGCGAAGCTCTGCGTCGAAGGGGGCGGCGCGGCCGGGAGCGCGGCGCTCCTCTCCGGCGCGATCCCGGTCGAGAAAGGGGACACGGTCGCCGTGCTCGTCTCCGGAGGAAACGTCGACCCGGAGCGCTTCCCGTTCGCCGCGCCGGCCTGAGGCGGAGCGGCGGAGCTACCGGCCGGAGAACTTGGGCGTGCGCTTCTCGACGTTCGCCGCGAGCCCTTCCTTCGCGTCTTTCGACTTGAAGAGGAGGGACTGCAGCTCCCGCTCGAGGGCGAGAGCGGACTCGATCGGGAGCTCGGAACCCGTCTGCACGGACCGCTTGATGTGGCCGACCGCCATCGACGCCTTGTTCGGCGGGCAGAACTGACGGGCGTAGTCCATCACCTGTTCCCACCATTCCGCGGAGGAGCCTTCCCAGACCTGGTTGACGACGCCCATCTCCAGAGCTTCCTCGAA
This window of the Thermoanaerobaculia bacterium genome carries:
- a CDS encoding pyridoxal-phosphate dependent enzyme, which translates into the protein PPFVGAIPLEIARETLDSVVAVTEAAIADAMRFLLTRAKLCVEGGGAAGSAALLSGAIPVEKGDTVAVLVSGGNVDPERFPFAAPA